TCAACATCGTGGACAGGGTGCTTCCCTTTGTGCAGAGCGCCCTGGGGGACCCTGCGCTGCCCTCCTTTCCCGCCGTTGCGATCCCCTCCTCTGTCCTTGACGCCGCCTGCAGCTGGCAGGAGGTGGAGCTGGTGGAGCGGGGAACCCGGGGGGAGCGCGGCTGGGCCCGCCTTCGGGTGGTCCATCAGGGGCGGCGACGGGAACCACAGGCGCCCAACCGCGCCCGGAACGCCCTCCTGGAGGCCACGATAGCGGCGACCAGGGTCCACATCCATGGAGAGGAACCCTTCCGGACAGAGCTTGCCCGGGCCGCCGAACTGGTGGAGCGGACCGGCGGCGCCGAGGAACGGGAGGCCCTGGCGCTGCTGCAGCGATGGGGCGACGGATATCCGGTCGATGGAATGCCTGTGGTCGGCGGAAGGGCTCCGGAACGGGAGCGTCCCCGTCGGGTGCGGGTGGTCTCCCATTCCCGGTTGCATCTTGGTTTTCTGGATCTCAACGGAGGTCTGGGCCGAAGGTTCGGCAGTATAGGAGTGGCGCTGGAACGGCCTGTCATGGAGCTGACAGCCACTGCGGCGACGGAACTCAAGGGCGAAGGTGACGACCGGGAGCGGATGCTGGGCTACGCCGAAGGCTACTACAAGGCCACAGGTATCCCCGAAGGGGAGCGGGCCCTGCTGGAGCTCACCTCGGCGTTGCCTGCCCACGTGGGACTCGGTTCGGGCACCCAGCTCGCACTGACAGTGGGCCGTGCGCTGGATCTGCTCCACGGCGGAGCCCACAGCATCCGGGAGCTAGCTGTCATGATGGGGCGGGGAAAACGTTCCGGCGCCGGGATCGCTCTCTTCGACCGTGGAGGCTTTGTGGTGGACGGCGGCCACCGGTTGCAGGGGACGACCGCGGTGCCGCCGCTGCTCTGGCGCCGGCCGCTGCCCTCCTCCTGGCACTTCGTGGTGGCCATCCCCGGTGTGCAGTGCGGGATCAGCGGCGAGGCCGAGAAGGGTGCCTTCCGCGGTCTTCCCGACCCCCCTCCGGAGACGGCGGCGCCCATCTGCCGCCATACCCTGATGGGGCTGATGCCGGCGGTGGAGGAGGGCGATATCGAAGCCTTCGGGCGCTCCCTGACCACCATCCAGAAGCTGGTGGGGGACTGTTTCGCCCCCGCCCAGGAGGGACGCTATGCCTGCCCGCTCTCGCGGGCGCTGATCGACCAGTTGCGTGCGCTGGGAGCCTTCGGCGTGGGGCAGAGCTCCTGGGGCCCCACGGTCTACGGTCTGGTCGAGGGAGCCGATGCGGCGGAGGCCATTCGTCGTCGCCTGGAGGAGCGCTCCGAGCGGCGTGACGTGGTGACGGTCTTCACCTCTCCTGCGGCAACTGGGGGCGCACGATGGAGTGTGGAGCGCTGAAGGAATGGAGGAACCTCAAGTGTTGATCAACGGCGTGGAGGTTGTCGAC
Above is a window of Synergistales bacterium DNA encoding:
- a CDS encoding DUF447 family protein, coding for MGVYRGTAMIIETILTTTTADGRAHVAPMGVEDRSPGELLVRPFVAGHTWANLQRCGYAVVNIVDRVLPFVQSALGDPALPSFPAVAIPSSVLDAACSWQEVELVERGTRGERGWARLRVVHQGRRREPQAPNRARNALLEATIAATRVHIHGEEPFRTELARAAELVERTGGAEEREALALLQRWGDGYPVDGMPVVGGRAPERERPRRVRVVSHSRLHLGFLDLNGGLGRRFGSIGVALERPVMELTATAATELKGEGDDRERMLGYAEGYYKATGIPEGERALLELTSALPAHVGLGSGTQLALTVGRALDLLHGGAHSIRELAVMMGRGKRSGAGIALFDRGGFVVDGGHRLQGTTAVPPLLWRRPLPSSWHFVVAIPGVQCGISGEAEKGAFRGLPDPPPETAAPICRHTLMGLMPAVEEGDIEAFGRSLTTIQKLVGDCFAPAQEGRYACPLSRALIDQLRALGAFGVGQSSWGPTVYGLVEGADAAEAIRRRLEERSERRDVVTVFTSPAATGGARWSVER